One segment of Rosa chinensis cultivar Old Blush chromosome 6, RchiOBHm-V2, whole genome shotgun sequence DNA contains the following:
- the LOC112171628 gene encoding probable F-box protein At1g44080 encodes MAATFRKQLLADWSSLPHVILSEILDKLLEPTDHVRFAAICKEWHALATDYNHTTQRCFKVHPMLMIPSESQGKRKLYSISEQKVYNNFELPQACNSTKRCCGSSNAPGWLVAVDLLGEHQLSTTLVNVFKREVTPIRLPPLYFNAESHWFMVFPPKVILSADPIANPDNYMVVAVYDRVSRIAFIKGGQTIWTYLEVYSFFTDAIFYKRKVYAVGQWGRIKSFDVNSKPVEESLLAHGGYRFSCHAHKGYLVETTKGDLLHVRRFLKQKDVPRDHYFHYEDNEFWTESFKVYKVVFDGRDKSIVEQVELKSIGDEALFVGDNHSMCVLASNFPGCQPNSIYYTDDLIELGEVRLVDDGSIDMDDIFSLVKLEDETISNGPSDMGIFNLEDGSITQHYSLNPWHRNIPPAIWIMPLFNGLD; translated from the coding sequence ATGGCTGCTACCTTCCGCAAACAACTATTGGCAGACTGGTCTAGTCTTCCTCATGTCATTCTCTCAGAGATTCTGGATAAGTTGTTGGAACCAACTGACCATGTTCGTTTTGCTGCCATTTGCAAGGAATGGCATGCTCTCGCAACAGACTATAACCACACGACCCAGCGTTGTTTTAAGGTGCATCCCATGCTTATGATCCCTTCAGAATCCCAAGGAAAGCGAAAACTATACAGCATCTCTGAGCAAAAGGTCTACAACAACTTTGAGTTACCACAAGCTTGTAATAGCACTAAGAGGTGTTGTGGCTCGAGCAATGCTCCTGGTTGGTTGGTCGCAGTAGATCTACTAGGCGAACATCAACTCAGTACAACTCTTGTGAACGTGTTCAAAAGAGAAGTGACGCCCATTCGTCTACCTCCATTGTATTTCAATGCCGAGAGTCATTGGTTCATGGTTTTCCCCCCAAAGGTTATCTTATCCGCTGAtccaattgcaaatccagacaATTATATGGTTGTGGCAGTTTATGATAGGGTTTCAAGGATCGCTTTCATAAAAGGAGGACAAACAATCTGGACTTACCTTGAGGTCTACTCCTTCTTTACTGATGCTAtattttataaaagaaaagTCTATGCGGTCGGACAATGGGGACGGATTAAATCGTTTGATGTTAATAGCAAGCCAGTAGAAGAAAGTTTACTTGCACATGGAGGATATCGGTTTTCATGTCATGCACATAAGGGGTATCTTGTGGAAACAACTAAAGGAGACTTGTTGCATGTTCGAAGATTTTTGAAACAGAAGGATGTACCACGAGATCACTATTTCCATTATGAGGATAATGAGTTCTGGACCGAGAGCTTCAAGGTTTACAAGGTGGTGTTTGATGGGAGGGACAAATCCATTGTGGAGCAGGTTGAGTTAAAGAGTATTGGAGATGAGGCTTTGTTTGTTGGTGACAATCACTCGATGTGTGTTCTGGCTTCAAACTTTCCTGGGTGCCAACCAAATTCCATATACTACACAGATGATTTGATAGAACTTGGAGAAGTGCGATTAGTTGATGATGGATCAATTGATATGGACGACATCTTCAGTTTAGTCAAACTAGAGGATGAAACCATCTCTAATGGACCAAGTGATATGGGCATCTTCAATTTAGAGGATGGAAGCATTACACAACATTATTCTCTAAATCCTTGGCACAGGAACATCCCACCTGCTATCTGGATCATGCCATTGTTTAATGGACTCGACTAA
- the LOC112173730 gene encoding RING-H2 finger protein ATL5 gives MDIVDDHKPANFALNGKIMLCSVIILFVVVFVVTCFHSYVRLCFYRNHPRRHRRRRRLFSQNIVSPTTETTSTAPQKGLDLSVLKTLPSFVYSTLTDDPLLECAVCLSEFEHGERGRVLPNCKHPFHIECIDTWFKSNSNCPLCRCLVRPHVPVPTSEPRHEVVITVSEPAGSGTDGGEEKMSSPPGSFSAEVCGRRPLDLVGMSIDDRVRNFGLPKSHGVKCSGDQSVSLKRIWSI, from the coding sequence ATGGATATCGTCGACGATCATAAACCCGCCAACTTCGCCCTCAATGGCAAGATCATGCTCTGCTCGGTCATCATTCTTTTCGTCGTCGTCTTCGTCGTGACTTGCTTCCACAGCTACGTCCGGCTCTGCTTCTACCGCAACCATCCCCGACGGCACCGTCGCCGGAGACGCCTCTTCTCTCAAAATATCGTCTCGCCCACGACGGAAACCACCAGCACCGCACCTCAGAAAGGCTTGGATCTCTCAGTTCTCAAGACGCTACCTAGTTTTGTTTACTCCACGTTAACTGACGACCCGCTGTTAGAATGCGCCGTGTGCCTGTCGGAGTTCGAGCACGGAGAACGTGGTCGAGTGCTGCCCAACTGTAAGCACCCGTTTCATATAGAGTGCATAGACACTTGGTTTAAGTCGAACTCCAATTGTCCGCTTTGTAGATGTCTGGTTCGGCCGCATGTTCCGGTTCCGACATCGGAACCTCGGCACGAGGTTGTGATTACGGTGAGTGAACCGGCCGGTTCGGGAACGGACGGGGGCGAAGAGAAAATGAGTTCGCCGCCGGGGAGTTTTTCGGCGGAGGTATGTGGGAGGAGGCCGTTGGATCTAGTGGGGATGTCGATAGATGATAGGGTGAGGAATTTTGGGTTGCCCAAAAGTCATGGGGTGAAATGTTCTGGAGATCAGAGTGTATCGTTAAAGAGGATTTGGAGCATATAG
- the LOC112170632 gene encoding epoxide hydrolase A, producing the protein MEKIEHTTVPTNGINMHVASIGSGPPILFLHGFPELWYSWRHQLLSLSSLGYRCIAPDLRGFGDTDAPPNASSYTGMHIVGDLIGLLDHLGIEQVFLVAHDWGAVVAWWFCLFRPDRVKCLVNMSVAFNPRNPKKKPVDGFRALFGDDYYVCRFQEPGEAEAYFGSIDTPSVMKKFLTGRSPAPPKISKDVGFASWKAEETLPPWLSEEDINYFASKFSKTGFTGGLNYYRAIDLTWELMAPWTGVQIKVPVKFIVGDLDITYHIPGIKEYIHNGGFKSQVPFLQEVVIVEEAGHFINQEKADECSAHIYDFIKKF; encoded by the exons ATGGAGAAAATCGAGCACACAACAGTGCCCACAAACGGCATCAACATGCACGTAGCCTCAATCGGGTCGGGCCCACCCATCCTCTTCCTCCACGGCTTCCCGGAGCTCTGGTACTCGTGGCGCCACCAGCTCCTCTCCCTCTCCTCGTTGGGATACCGCTGCATAGCCCCGGACCTCCGCGGCTTCGGTGACACCGACGCGCCGCCGAACGCTTCGTCGTACACGGGCATGCACATAGTCGGAGACCTGATCGGGCTGCTTGACCATCTGGGTATCGAGCAGGTGTTCCTGGTGGCGCATGACTGGGGTGCTGTGGTTGCCTGGTGGTTCTGTTTGTTCAGGCCTGACAGGGTTAAGTGCTTGGTCAACATGAGCGTCGCTTTCAATCCCAGAAATCCCAAGAAGAAGCCTGTTGATGGGTTCAGGGCTTTGTTTGGGGATGATTACTACGTTTGCAGGTTTCAG GAACCTGGAGAGGCTGAAGCATATTTTGGTAGTATTGATACTCCCTCAGTAATGAAAAAGTTTCTTACCGGTCGCAGTCCAGCACCTCCTAAAATATCTAAAGATGTTGGATTTGCAAGTTGGAAAGCTGAAGAAACCTTGCCCCCTTGGCTCTCAGAAGAAGACATTAACTATTTTGCCAGCAAATTCAGCAAGACAGGATTTACGGGTGGATTGAACTATTATCGAGCTATCGACTT AACCTGGGAGCTTATGGCACCGTGGACTGGGGTACAAATCAAAGTACCAGTTAAGTTCATTGTGGGTGATCTGGACATCACCTATCATATCCCAGGTATCAAAGAATATATTCATAATGGTGGCTTCAAGAGCCAGGTACCATTTTTGCAAGAAGTTGTTATAGTTGAAGAAGCAGGTCACTTTATTAACCAAGAGAAGGCAGACGAATGCAGTGCTCATATATACGACTTCATCAAGAAGTTCTGA
- the LOC121050237 gene encoding putative invertase inhibitor, with protein MKPITSFFFLSTLCVLQHVALVANSQPGKPVGGQPGKSVGGQPGGTSGPVSGNQIEEACKYATNKDLCITNLKKDPNSQGADLVGLALIAIRLAAANAADVESHLRTLMINNATSLAPEVQQGVSDCIEHYTDANEQLDDSVAAVSAKEFHDVEMWVKVAIGDAAYCQNAMKGQHTVVEQKNKLFTQMCENVLAVIKAVTQKG; from the coding sequence ATGAAGCCAATTACAtcattcttcttcctctcaacCCTGTGCGTGCTCCAACATGTTGCCCTCGTCGCAAATAGTCAACCCGGCAAACCCGTCGGAGGCCAACCGGGCAAATCCGTAGGAGGCCAACCAGGCGGAACCTCTGGGCCCGTCAGTGGTAATCAAATAGAAGAAGCATGCAAATACGCGACTAACAAGGATCTGTGCATCACCAACCTCAAGAAAGACCCAAACAGCCAAGGAGCTGACCTCGTCGGCCTGGCCTTGATTGCGATCAGGCTGGCCGCCGCGAATGCCGCTGACGTGGAATCCCACCTGAGAACGTTGATGATCAACAACGCCACCTCTCTAGCCCCGGAGGTTCAGCAGGGGGTTTCGGACTGTATAGAACATTACACCGACGCCAACGAGCAGCTTGACGACTCGGTGGCCGCGGTGTCGGCCAAGGAATTTCATGACGTCGAGATGTGGGTTAAGGTTGCCATTGGCGATGCGGCTTATTGTCAAAACGCCATGAAGGGTCAGCACACTGTGGTTGAACAGAAGAACAAATTGTTTACGCAGATGTGCGAAAATGTCTTGGCCGTGATCAAGGCCGTGACTCAAAAGGGTTGA